AATTAGCTAGtgactaataataaatacaaaattagTCAAAGTCAAACTGAGTGCAAAGAGAGCAGAACAGCAGCGGGCGTGTCACCTTGATCCCCTCCTCAAGGGCGCCTCCTGCTGGCCAGCGTAGAGCTCCGTCGCCCGCGACTCGAAAGCGCAGACCATCTGCTTGACCACCTCGTCGAAGAAGACACTGGCCAGGCGAGAGTGGAGCAGCGACTTGAACTCAAAGGACACCTGCGGAAAGGAAAAGTCGCGTTATCTAATATCGTCTTTCTTTACCCCTAATCCCATTTAAGACGCTCCCCTTCGTTAAAATGCGACACTTCCTGGATGCTAATCCTCGCTGAGGACCAACTCTTGTCACAGAAGCTATTTTCAGCCAGCTAAGCACCGCTAACTTTAAGAACACGTCCTTTCAAGCACACTGACTGACACTGACTGACTGAATGAACTTACATAAAAGTCCACTTTGCAGGACTTGGGTACGTCTTTGGGTCCAGGTGCGAACCTCCACACTGTCTCAAGATGGCTGAAGAGGGATCCGTCGGTACACAAAGCCTGTTGGACAAACACAAATtactaataaagttaaaaacaacCTACAGTTTTAGTGGGACAGTTTTATGTGTTTTGGGAGCAGGGACGTACTCTGACTTGGTGGTTGGGAACAACGGTGACCTCAGAAGTGTAGCGCTCCACCACGGGTGGGAAACCGATTTCCAGCTCGGCATGCATATCGCCATCCGTCCGCCCCTTGACGACGCGGGACTTCTTGCACCAGGGAACAAAGTGCTGGTACTGCTCCACGCAGGCCACCACGCTGTACATCTGCTCGGGCGTGAACCTGCAATACCAAAACACTCTTGAGCTTCTAGTCTACTCTGCTCATCGGCTCCACCGCTCAAAGGACTCACCCTATGGTCCGGCTCTCGGCGTACTCGGTTCTGCGACTACTGATGGGAGCGGCCAAGTTGATGAAGCTGCGGTGGGGGGTCTTGATGTAGGAGGTGGCACACTGGGACAAACTGGGCTTTCTCAACGTCCCCAGAGCCCCACCAGGACCAACATGTCTGCAGAGGTGGAGAAACATGGCATGATGAATGACTCTAATGGACAACCTTACATTTGTAGAGTATATTCGTCATATACAGTACGTAGCATACTGTAGTTAATATAATATGGTAGAGTATGGTACAGTAGAGTATGTTATGGTATCACATAATATGGTGTAGGAGAGTATGGAATGACACAGTATAGTATGGTATGGGACAGTATGGTGTGGTATAATATGGTATAGTGTGGCATGATATGCAAAGAGTATTTTAGAGAACAACAATATGGTATAGTCGAGTACGGTATGTATCACAGTGTATAATAGAAGGGCATAATATAGTAGAGTATGTTATGATCCAGATATGGTATAATGTGGTACAATAGAGGATGGTGTGCTATGGTAACGTATAGTAGAGTTAGGGTATATGGTTTAGTAAAGCATGTTATGGAATAATATGGTATACAGCAAGTATAGTATAAACCGGCATGGTACAATAATATATCAATAGTATGGTCTGGTATAGCCTAGTATGGTCTGGTATGTAAAGTATAACTCGGTCTGATATGCTGTAGTATCGTCAAGAATGTTATACTATGTTAAATCAGTATTGCATGGATGTGTAACGGTATAGTTGAGTATGGTATACTATGGTATTGTTTGGCTTTAGGTATAAATTGAAGTTATTCAAGTATTTCACGTTAAAAGCCAGTCTATATAGCTAACTTCACACAAAAATCATTCATTTTGAACCTGTGAAAAAAAGCAAGCTATTTGTTTCAACCTTGCCTACTCAAGACTTTTATTCCACGATGAGGAAACCATTAATTGTCTATTAGACATTAGAATAGAAAATtacttggggaaaaaagaaacaataaaatgatggaTGCATATGCATTCGTCATGGCCATCGCCCGAGACTCACCTGGCATTTCCGCGTTTTAGGTTCCCACGGACAAATTTGTTCGAGTGGACTTGAAAACCATCCAAAATAGTCCTGGCGAGCTGCGGAGTCGATTTACTGGACATAACTACTTAGATTTACTTTAACAAAACAAACGTACGCTTTTTACAGTAGTTTGTCCAAAAGCGGAGGCGAGACTTGTTTCAACTGCCAGCCGGCCGGGTTTCACTCCCAGCCAAGACGGTGACATCACGGCGCTCTGGACCAATCACAGCACGAGTTGGGCAAATAGAGATTTTTGCacgagaatgaatgaatgactatcATGTGTGTCACACTATGGCGTAATATCAAGTCATTACATTATAACTAATCACGTTCATTGAAGACTAATgggaaaaagcagaaaaaaacaacgatACAGTGCATGTGTTTTAATTGCTGTTTTTGTATGCGTGTACAATTTCTTCCCCCATAAAGGTGTCCAAAGGGTGGTAAATTTGAGGGCGACACTTGGGTTAAATGAATTTGCCTTTGTAAAGGCAATTTTCGTAATGATAAATTGCAGTAGAATatacaatgaatgaatgtagcAATATAGCAATTTGATTTgaattcatttaatttaaatgCAATTGTAAGCCATTTCAGACACTTTGTTCATTTAGTGTGAGTTGTCAATTTGAGATAAATCAATGAAGCATAAACGTTTCGGCTAATGCTTCAGTATAGTAGTGCCTAAAAATGgttttctgactttttatcttctTATCACTGATTGCTTTTTGCCATAAAAACGTACATGTCAATTCATTGCCCTCATTGAGTTGTGCAATGACTCAGTGTCACTAAAGTATTAACCAACTATGGATTAGAgccaatacacacacacgcgcacgcacacacacacaggccaaGAGGTTATTTTtctgcaaacacaaacatgagaTTGCTCATGGTGTTGATGTACTCAAGGCCATCCAGCTGCATGACCTTCATCTTGATCAGAGGGGGCACTGCCCCACCGGCGAAGTATCTGAAGGCGGGGTTGGGTGACTGCATGGCTTCCAAAAACACCTGAAACAGGAACATAAATAACGACTATTGAGGTATAACTGCTTAGTTAGCAGAGATGCTCATGAAAAGGAAgtgttaatttttaaaaaatacaagtgtTGCCTTTACAAAGGTAATCGTCATTATGGATGTAGTCACATTTACCTTTCTTATTCATTTTTGCAACCTTTAACTGTGAAATTTAGAtatgaaaatattagaaacaggtGTTAGGGTCCAGTGCAAGTTTCTACAGCAGCAACTGGcggcccgtgggacaaaaaaagGTGACCAACATCAGACCAGCGTGCATGTTCAGTTCAAATGTTGGGAGTGGCTAACAATTTTGCTGCcgacttaaaaacagcagagcactcttgtcatataaaGCTATCTTTGACCAAaacactcctgtcatacagaagatctttgacatTGCAACGTTTTTGCattagatccttaaaaacagcggatCACTCGTTCATGTCGTCTTTGGCTAGCTTTTTGTGCATTCAAGCCTTGAACGCTCTTGTcaaatagaagatctttgactggcctttttgtatgagatgcttaaaaacagcaaatcactcctgccatatagaggatttttgactagcTTTTTCGCCTTATATCCTTAAAAAACCCATCAGATCGGTCCTGTCGTATggtggatctttgactggctttCCTGCATtaaatccttaaaaacagcagatcacttcttcaactaactaactaacttttTTCCTTCCTGTCATATAGCAAATCTTGGACTAGCCTTTTTGCattagatccttaaaaacaccagattgctcctgtcgtagaggatctttgactagctttttggCACCAGATACTTAACAAAAGCAGATCGCTTCTGtcacgtagaggatctttgactcgcttttttta
This genomic interval from Dunckerocampus dactyliophorus isolate RoL2022-P2 chromosome 18, RoL_Ddac_1.1, whole genome shotgun sequence contains the following:
- the LOC129171568 gene encoding coenzyme Q-binding protein COQ10 homolog, mitochondrial-like yields the protein MSSKSTPQLARTILDGFQVHSNKFVRGNLKRGNARHVGPGGALGTLRKPSLSQCATSYIKTPHRSFINLAAPISSRRTEYAESRTIGFTPEQMYSVVACVEQYQHFVPWCKKSRVVKGRTDGDMHAELEIGFPPVVERYTSEVTVVPNHQVRALCTDGSLFSHLETVWRFAPGPKDVPKSCKVDFYVSFEFKSLLHSRLASVFFDEVVKQMVCAFESRATELYAGQQEAPLRRGSR